Proteins encoded in a region of the Paenibacillus sp. W2I17 genome:
- a CDS encoding protein Mom: MIDLKVDWATHEAAKFSCENFHYSRSLPAGKSVKVGAWEDGQFIGVVIFSRGATQNIGSPYGLTQRECCELTRVALTKHQSFVSEILAKAIRFLKEQSPNVELIVSYADVEQKHHGGIYQATNWIYEGKTDGEHYFIIRGKKTHPKLIHSKYGTGSQRIDWIRNNLDANAELYRTEGKHKYLMPLNKKMRRKILPLHKPYPK; the protein is encoded by the coding sequence ATGATTGATTTAAAAGTGGATTGGGCGACACATGAAGCAGCGAAGTTTTCCTGTGAGAATTTCCACTACAGCCGCAGCTTGCCCGCAGGGAAGTCGGTCAAAGTGGGAGCATGGGAGGATGGCCAGTTTATCGGTGTGGTTATATTCAGCCGTGGGGCGACTCAGAATATCGGTTCTCCATATGGCCTGACGCAACGTGAATGCTGTGAGTTGACACGAGTTGCATTAACCAAGCACCAATCATTTGTATCGGAGATCCTTGCCAAAGCGATCCGGTTCTTGAAGGAGCAATCCCCCAATGTGGAGTTGATCGTCAGTTATGCAGACGTTGAGCAAAAGCATCATGGCGGGATCTATCAGGCTACGAACTGGATCTATGAGGGGAAGACGGACGGGGAACATTATTTCATCATCCGGGGCAAGAAGACACATCCCAAATTGATTCATAGCAAGTACGGTACCGGCAGTCAACGCATCGATTGGATCAGGAACAACCTGGATGCCAATGCCGAATTGTACCGGACAGAGGGTAAGCACAAGTACCTGATGCCGTTGAACAAGAAAATGCGGCGTAAGATCCTGCCTTTGCACAAACCGTATCCAAAATAA
- a CDS encoding phage terminase small subunit-related protein: MARERSPERDKAKLMWLESGGKMMLKDIAAALSVGETQIRKWKSQDGWAAELNSNVTIETISNVTKRRGPPKGNKNAVGNRGGAPPGNKRAVGNKGGNGGPYGNKKAVTTGEYETIWLDALEDDELDLIDLIDTDPILQADEAIMKFEIRERRMLLRIKRLTDGLTERERRVLYELKSIKEAMTVHDEMTGKTKTIPVTRTELVESQVEEKTFRVIDDIISLEEALTRVQTQKLKAIEMKARLLDEEKRVRIEMLKHELMIKRGGSEPDKVEDDGFMDALRGRAAEVWAKDGNTEA, from the coding sequence ATGGCCAGAGAGAGAAGTCCCGAGCGGGACAAGGCAAAACTGATGTGGCTGGAGAGCGGCGGGAAGATGATGCTTAAGGACATCGCCGCTGCTCTTTCTGTTGGGGAGACTCAGATCCGAAAGTGGAAGTCTCAGGACGGTTGGGCGGCTGAATTGAATAGTAACGTTACCATTGAAACCATTAGTAACGTTACCAAACGAAGAGGACCCCCAAAAGGTAACAAAAACGCTGTTGGGAATCGCGGGGGAGCACCGCCAGGGAATAAACGTGCTGTCGGCAATAAAGGCGGCAACGGTGGACCGTATGGGAATAAGAAAGCCGTAACAACAGGTGAATATGAAACCATTTGGCTGGATGCCTTGGAAGATGACGAGTTGGATCTCATCGATTTGATTGATACTGACCCGATTCTACAGGCTGATGAAGCCATAATGAAGTTTGAGATCCGCGAACGTAGGATGTTGCTTCGGATCAAGAGACTGACCGATGGTCTGACCGAGAGGGAACGGCGTGTTCTTTACGAGCTCAAATCAATCAAGGAAGCCATGACGGTTCATGATGAAATGACGGGTAAAACAAAGACCATTCCTGTGACCCGAACGGAGCTGGTCGAATCTCAGGTAGAAGAAAAGACCTTCCGTGTGATCGATGACATCATTTCACTTGAAGAAGCGTTAACTCGTGTGCAGACTCAGAAGCTAAAGGCAATTGAGATGAAGGCCAGACTTCTGGATGAAGAGAAGCGCGTAAGGATCGAGATGCTGAAACATGAGCTGATGATCAAACGCGGCGGATCTGAACCGGATAAAGTTGAGGATGACGGCTTTATGGATGCTCTGAGGGGACGAGCTGCGGAGGTGTGGGCTAAAGATGGCAACACTGAAGCTTAA
- a CDS encoding ParB N-terminal domain-containing protein → MNIRIVPIDQINAAAYNPRVDLQPGDVEYEKLKRSIEEFGYVEPIVWNERTGNMVGGHQRYKIMVNELGHTELQVSVVDLDDQQERLLNIALNKVSGDWDEDALSQLLVELQQEGVDISLSGFDDVDLKQMLGEIEIPNFDAGTSEDQGDLGVLSSKLVTCPHCKEEFEHD, encoded by the coding sequence ATGAACATCAGAATCGTGCCAATCGATCAGATTAATGCAGCAGCCTACAACCCCCGTGTTGACCTTCAGCCTGGGGATGTGGAATATGAGAAGTTGAAGCGCAGTATAGAGGAATTCGGTTATGTTGAGCCAATCGTCTGGAACGAACGCACCGGGAACATGGTCGGTGGCCATCAGCGGTATAAGATCATGGTCAACGAGCTTGGCCACACTGAGTTGCAGGTATCCGTAGTGGATCTGGACGATCAGCAGGAACGGCTCCTGAATATTGCTTTGAATAAGGTATCAGGTGATTGGGATGAAGACGCCCTATCGCAGTTACTTGTTGAGCTGCAACAGGAAGGCGTGGATATTTCCTTGTCCGGGTTCGACGATGTGGACCTGAAACAGATGCTTGGTGAGATTGAGATCCCGAACTTCGATGCGGGTACTTCCGAGGATCAAGGCGATTTGGGGGTATTGAGTTCAAAATTGGTGACTTGTCCGCACTGCAAAGAGGAATTTGAACATGATTGA